The Prionailurus bengalensis isolate Pbe53 chromosome E4, Fcat_Pben_1.1_paternal_pri, whole genome shotgun sequence region GGGGCAGCTCCACCCCGccgtcctccctccccccaccccccccgccacccccaaaCCAGGCCGGATCCGGATCCGAGAAGGCCCGCAGCGGGCTGCAAAGGGAGGCCGGCCCCCGCGGCGTCCTCACGGCAGCGGCCGGGCCGGAGAGGGCCCTACCTCAGGCGGGGCCCAGGCCGCGCTCGCTCGCGCTCTTCCTCGCTCTCCCCGCTCGGGCTCTAGCCGCATGGCCCCCCCCTCCGGCCGCCCAAGCCCCGCCCCGGCCACGCTCCCAAATCGAGGCCCCGGCTCCGGCGCGGCCCACTAGGCCGCAAATCCAACCATAAACAAAACCTCCGGCGGCCAActaggggggagggggctgggtagGGCGCCGGGCTCGCACGACCGGGAGGGGTGTCCAGTGGGGGAGCGCACGGGGCGGGGGGccgactggggtggggggggggcccggcGGGGTacgggagaagggagggaggggaaagggagaccGCGGATTTAAAGGGACCGCGGACAATACCCGGCCCCGCcgcgctgccgctgccgccgccgccgccgccaacGCCGCTGCGCTCCCAACTTTACCTCAGTCTCCTCCACACTGACACCCCGGGCCGCGCCGCCCCTGTCACGTGATGTAAggttccctcctccccaccccctccctcctttcccctcgcGCGCTCGCTCTCGCGCCTTCCCCCTCCCACTTGCCTGCCTGCGTCCCCCGGCACGTGACGCGAAAAGGGACGCGCACGCAAGCGCGCGCGCACTGCCCGCCACGAGCCGCGGCGCTGCGGCTCCGCGCGTCCGCCCCGCCTCTGCCGCGTGACGCACCGTCGGCATCCGCTTCCTGTTCCCGGCGTCGTCCGGCGTCGTCCGGCGTCTCGGCGCGCGCCGGTGCGGGCCTGGGTCACGTGCTGGGGGCAGCGGGAAGGCGGCGTTCTTGTTTCCTGGGCCCCTGTCCGCCATGTTTTCAGGCCGGCTGAGCGTCGGTGTTTCCCCGTGAGGAAATGGCCGGGGAGTTTCGGGGAGCCCAGGCGCCGGGGCCTCGGCGGCGGAGCCCAGGCTGACCCGGAGCGGTTGTGCGCGGGGCGGGAGGCCATGGCGTCCGGCAGTAACTGGTTGTCCGGCGTGAACGTCGTGCTGGTGATGGCCTACGGGAGCCTGGTGAGGAGACCCCGCGTCCCGGCCCTCCGCCCCCAGCCGCTCGCTCACCCACCTGCGCCTGCCCTGGGCTGGGACTCGTACCTGCCCCCGGAGCGCCTGGGGGCCCAgcgccctgcccctgctccctggCCCCCGGGCGTGCCCCGAAGCAGCCCTGAGCGCTTGCAGCTGGGGACCTCAAAGGAaggcgtgccccccccccctttttaaaagttactgtGTTTTTGCTAAAGATACTGTCCTTTTTTCCTATCTCTTGGACAGGTGTTCGTActgctgtttatttttgtgaagaggCAAATCATGCGCTTTGCAATGAAATCCCGAAGGGGACCTCATGTCCCCGTGGGACACAACGCCCCCAAGGTAGGTCCTTAAGGCACGAGGTCGGCCTGGTTCTGCAGCTCCGTCAGGGCCTAGAGTGAGATGGCCTTCGCCTTTGAGGTGACTTTGGTTCCCGAGTTCCCTGGTCGCTCTCCCCGCGCTCGGCCGGAGAGAGAACGGTCAGCGTGGCTCTGGCTTCCGCTCCCCCTGCTGCGGCACAGCGTGCACTTGGCGCAGAAGCAACAGTTTTTGCATCTGCGGAGTGAAGGATTTGGACTAAAATTTGCCAGCTCTGTGGACAGAGTTCGCAAGCTCAACGTGCCGCccagtgttttctgttttaaggTTTGCGTTAGGGCGGCAGGTTAGCCCCAGGTCACGGAGAAGGATCTGCCGCTGCACTACCTTCCATTCCTGGGGGCCTCATCAATCCCCTAGTCCCCCTAGTCCTTCGTGTTAGGAGCTGAAACCTGAGAAGGAAGCAGCTTACCCCAGGACGTGCCCAAGGTGAATAGTCCAGGAGTCTTCACACTTTCTCCGGTAACTATCTTcccttccttggcttgtagatctCTACTGATGACATTTTCTCCGTCTCCCAGACCTCTTTCCTGagttccctgtttttatatgtaCCGCCTTTGTAGCATTTCCACAAACCTAACCTGGAAATCAGAGGTCTAAATGCCACCCCCAGTCCTGCTCCTGTCTTCGGCTTCTGGCTGTTTCTGATCCAAGGATCCAGCCGGGATCCGGCCACACATGTTAGGTTTCCAGTCTTTGCATGTGCTGTTGTTGGGGCATAGAGTGGTCTTTGGTTTTCTCTTGGCTAGCTGATTTGCTCTTTAGATCTTAGCTCAAATGTTGTTTCCTCTGAAGAAGAGAGTTTACTACCTGTTTTAAAGtaggtgatctttttttttctcatagcatCCTGTTTTTCTGGATACAGTTTTATCAcaagttttcttttgtgtttgcttgtttaatgCTTGCCTTCCATGAGACCATAAGCTTCAGGAATGCAGGCACCATGCCAGTTTTGTTCACAGTAAAGCCAGGGCCTGCGTGTAGTGGGTGCTCAGTAACGTGTTACTGAGTGATAAACAGGTTAGTGGGAGAACCGGAGCTAGTACACAGTTCGCTCAACTCCTGGCTGGGTGTCCTTTCAACAACCAGTGCTGtcaatcttccttttttttttttgttcttggctGATGTATTTCACGGAAAGCCTTAAGGAACGTGTCATGGTGTAAAAAACTCAACGGTGCTTCTTCTATGTTCCCTCAGTTCTCCAGATGCCACCTGCCATCCATAAGACGGTTATAGGGTTGGCCACCAGTACACCATGATCCAATCAAAACTttgattattggggcgcctgggtggctcagtcggttaaacgtccaacttctcaggtcatgatctcacagtttgtgagttcaagccccgcgttgggctctatgctggcagctcggagcctggagcctgcttcagattctgtgtctgtctggctctctctttcaaaaatagtatttttaaaaatctttttaaaaactttgatgaTTTTGGAGCATCCTGGACTAGATAAGAttcctttccctttaaaaaattctctcatttaaatttgtattcagcagctcttcctgcccatgggtcctgtccccatgctttaatagaatgacctttttgcaccaaaaaataataaaaaataagtttgcattcattgctggtggaagtGTAAATTACTAAAACTTCTTTGGCCAATAACCAGGTATTATCTAGTAAGATTACGCATGTACCTAATCCCATGGTGCAGGAGTTCCACTCTTACCATTCAGAAAGTAATTTTTGTTCGTGTTGTACCAGAAGACATGGAAGAATATTCGTGGGGCAgggcctgcctgggtggctcagttggataagtgtcccaacttcagctcaggtcatgatgtcatggttcctgagttcgagccctgcatcaggctctctgctgtcagcacagagcctgcttaaaattctctgtccccctctctctctgcgtctctctctctctctctctctctctcaaaaataaaacatttaaaaaaaaatttttttaagaatatccATGGCAGCAATTGTGATATTTCCAGAAGAAATTCTTAGGCCAAACGTCTACTCAAGAATATATCtatgatttatttgtattttggaataCTAGGAGTGAAAGTAAGCTCAACAACGCAAACATATGGACACATGAAtttctaaagcattttttttatttgtaaaaaaaatttttttttattttttttttttaaccttttatttttatttttgagacagagagagacagagcatgaatgggggaggggcagagagagagggagacacagaatcggaagcaggctccaggctctgagctgtcagcccagagccccacgcggggctcgaacccacggaccgcgagatcgtgacctgagctgaagtcggacgcttaaccgactgagccacccaggcgcccctttatttgtaaaattttttttaacatttatcttagagagagtgtgtgtgcaagcgggaggggggtgggggcagaatcgcaagcaggctccaggctctgaaccgtcagcacagaatccaacgtggggctcaaacccacgatcgtgagatcatgacctgagccaaagtcggacgcttaactgactaagccacccaggtgccccaattctaaagcatttttaaaaaagaaaaagacaaacatgagtgaatctcaaaaacatgctgaGTAAAAAAAGCCAGCAAGCCATTCACAAGAGTATCTGCCATTTTGTTccgttccatttatatgaaattctggaaCACACAACTGTATCAATAAAAAGTACATAATTATTGCCTGGAGCAGGGAAAGAGGTTGACTGCAGAGGGACATGGAGAacgttttggggtgatggaaatgttctgtcttGGTTGCAATGGTGATTGAGTGGGTGTATTTACTTGTCAAAACTCAGTCCACGCAAATTGGTTGCATTTTATTCCGTGTAAGTTCTAACTtagtaaagtatttaaaattttgaaaagacaaGTTGCTGAGgaattcaaaaagtattttttcatttgtgtgaaGTTTGAAACCAGGCAAAGGTAAACAGCTTGTTCAGGTTGATATGTGATAAAACAGTGAAGAAAAGTAAGATTGTTGACAAATGAACATTGGGGGTGTTGCATTTAATCAGAACTAGGCACACATGGCTTCAGGAGAGCAGACACAGATGTTCATCTTCACAGTTTTCATAATTACTTAAAACGTACATAGCGTGTATTTCACGTATGATCTATTCCACAGTGGCAGTTGCTAAAAAGTTACAAGAAGTAGgtcgcctgggtgcctcagtcggttaaacgtctgacttcggctcaagtcatggtttcacggtccatgagttcgagccccacatcgggctctgtgctgacagttcagagcctggagcctacttcggattctgtgtctccctctctctctctgtctctctcccactcgtgtgctgtctctcaaataataaatgttaaaaaaaaaaaattttttttttaaagttacaagaagaaaaatctgctGGGGCTCTGGCAGCCCTTTTAAGTGAGAGAGATGGATGTGGACTTAACAGTGGTTGCTTCGGGGTGAGTGAGGGGTGACTGTAGTATCTTCTCGAAGTTTATATAGTGGATGTGAATtaacctacttaaaaaattaagtgtacTCCAGAAGAAAGCTTTTAGAAGTTCTGTGATCCACCAGGTAGGGTAGTCCCCAAACTTGGAAACCACATACAGGTATTCTCACAGATTTTTAGATTATGATTTTCacttgctgtccagtttttctcttcctccagaaGTTTGTTAGAACACCTAACCAAGATCCTAAATTCAGTTGAGTCAGAAATCATGTTGATGCCATAGAACTTGAGGAAATTCTGGCAGGTTAAAGGTTTAGCTTAGAGGGTTGCGTGCGTGGCTCtttcagttgagcgtccgactctttgtttgggctcaggtcataatctcacgatttgtgggttcaagccccgcgtggggttctgcgctgctagtgcagagcctgcttgggattctctgtcctcccgcccctcccttgctcacacactagctgtctctttctcaaaataaactttacaaaaatttttttaaacggaGCTAGGTTAGAGATGTGCCGTTGGGGGAAGTTCTTAGAGAACCCAAGCCTATCCTTATATTTTTCAGCCTGGCCTGGCAACGTTACCAGCCAGATGAGCATTTTTTGTGCTGCTTTTGTCATAGCTGCTCGCTTGCTCTGCCCCATTTCGAGGCTGACGGGAAGCAGAGTACAGGATAAGTGATCGCACGCTCTTTTCTCTGTGTGAACAGGACTTGAGAGAGGAGATTGACATTCGGCTGTCCAGGGTTCAAGACATCAAGTATGAACCTCAGCTCCTTGCAGACGGCGATGCGAGACTGCTCCAGCTGGAAGCCCAGGGAAATCAGAGTATGTGGCGTGCTCTCGGAGGACGCTTGAGTGAGGAATCCCATGTGTTCAGAATTCCTttgctctctgagctgtcagcatagctgCTGGGCACCTGTGGTTCCTCTGTTGCTGGGCACATGTGAGATGCGGGGAGGCAGTTTATTGGCTTGCCGGAGTTTGAGGAATCTGAGGTCATGCCTACGACCAGTCTCTTTCTCAACAGGCTGCTACAACTACCTGTACAGGATGAAAGCCCTGGACGCCGTCCGCGCCTCTGGTAGGGCCGACTTGATGGGAGGCTGAGGGcctgggctgggagggggtggggggggctgtgtATATTAGAGCTTATGCTTTTTCTGCCCCCCGCTGGGAGGAATTTCCTGGAGTTTTGAGAGTACTGGGTTATTTTGTCTAAGGAAATGATGGCGGCAAGTTATTTCTTCTTCAAAGGGtgaatttgttttattgtttagaCCTTTAGTTTCGTGAACCGGATGGTGGtaatttgcttgtttttctaCACAAGACAAGTGACACCCACGCTTTTTCAGTAAGACCGAGATAAATGGTTCTTGAATTTTTTCTACCGTGTGACCATTGTCAAGTATGCTTTGTTTCTGCTGAAACGTGGTTTGCGTCTCAGAGCCGGAGTGAGTAGGGGGTAGATGGAAAGGAGACACTGTCGGTACCATCGGTGGAGCCTACGGTTGTGTTGCCAGCACCCCGTGACCGCTCAGACGCGGCTCTGGGCCTCCGGTCGTCTTCATTCCATTAGAATTTCCCCCCAATTCACTCATTCGACCCATTCCTAAATTTGGAAGGTTAACTAAAAAGACTAACAAATGGGAGAAGGGTTATCACTGTGCTGTGTGATTGTCTCCTCAGAGATCCCGTTTCATGCTGAAGGCAGGCATCCCCGTTCCTTAATGGGCAAGAATTTCCGCTCCTACCTGCTAGATCTCCGGAACACTAGTACTCCTTTTAAAGGTGTGCGCAAGGCCCTCATCGACACCCTGCTGGATGGCTATGAGACAGCCCGCTATGGGACGGGGGTAAGCCGGATGGCCACTTTTTCCTTCAGGGGACTAAAGGGATGCCCCAGCCTGAGGGAGCcccactcttccttcctctttcctcaggTCTTTGGGCAGAGTGAGTACCTGCGCTACCAGGAGGCCCTGAGTGAGCTGGCCGCCGTGTAAGTGTGGGGGGCGGGTGCTGGAGAGGACAGCGGTGGTGCTGGCCCACCCCCAGCAAGATGCCCTTCGTGAGCAGTAGTAGCAAAATCACAATGACGAGCTGTCTTGTTCTGCCTTACTTGCCTCTCTCTGAAAGCGTGTGCTGCTCTATAAGAACACAGTAGGAGAAGCGTCTCCTACTTTtgtgccccctcttttttttttttagttcagctCAGTAAAATGTCAGAATTGGTGTGTAAAATGTAGACCGGTAAAGGGAATAaagttggagcacctgggtggctcagttaagcatccgacttctgctcaggtcataatctcgtggtcgttcgggctctgtgctcacggtttggagcctagagcctgcttccaattttgtgtctccctctctctctgcccctcccctactcacactctgtctctctcaaaaataaacattacaaaaatttaaaggggGGGCTaaggttccttttttcttttttttaatgtttattttgagagagaaagagagagacaaagcatgagtggggaaggggcagagggagggagacacagaatctgaagcagactccaggctcgtagctatcagcacagagtcgaTGTGAGATTCAAACtgaagaaccatgagattatgacctgagccctaagttggacgcttaaccgactgaaccacccaggcgcctccagggaatgaagttactttttttttttttttaatggtaactGGATCCTGgacgctttaaaaaaaattttttttgagagagagtacaagcgtgagaggggcagagagagagggagacacagaatccaaaacaggctctgagctgtcagcacagagcccaacacagggctgaaactctcgaactgtgagatcatgacctgagccgaagttggacgcttcactgacagccccccaggtgtcccggAATAAAGTTTTTCAATGCAGAGATTCTTCCTCTTTCAGGTTCCAGTGTTTTCCTTTCATGTCTTGGTCTGATAACAATcacacgtgcccccccccccatttttattaCCACTCACAGCTTTAGGAACCTTGTTTGAAACTAAGGGCATCACTAGAGCATCAGCTGTTGAGTTTTTGTGTAATAGGAATCATGACTTTTGTCTGACAGTGTTTAAAACATGCGCTGGCGTGGTTTCATGGTGTTGTTTATACAGATGTTCAAAGGGTGGAGAGGGAAAGCCCatgtagaaataaaaagt contains the following coding sequences:
- the CE4H1orf43 gene encoding protein C1orf43 homolog isoform X2; the protein is MASGSNWLSGVNVVLVMAYGSLVFVLLFIFVKRQIMRFAMKSRRGPHVPVGHNAPKLQEEKSAGALAALLSERDGCGLNSGCFGDLREEIDIRLSRVQDIKYEPQLLADGDARLLQLEAQGNQSCYNYLYRMKALDAVRASEIPFHAEGRHPRSLMGKNFRSYLLDLRNTSTPFKGVRKALIDTLLDGYETARYGTGVFGQSEYLRYQEALSELAAVVKARSGSSQRQHQSAAKDLTQSPEVSPTTIQVTYLPSSQKSKRAKHFLELKSFKDNYNTLESTL
- the CE4H1orf43 gene encoding protein C1orf43 homolog isoform X5, whose product is MASGSNWLSGVNVVLVMAYGSLVFVLLFIFVKRQIMRFAMKSRRGPHVPVGHNAPKDLREEIDIRLSRVQDIKYEPQLLADGDARLLQLEAQGNQSCYNYLYRMKALDAVRASEIPFHAEGRHPRSLMGKNFRSYLLDLRNTSTPFKGVRKALIDTLLDGYETARYGTGGQSTKRELSETAPVSRQRPNPVS
- the CE4H1orf43 gene encoding protein C1orf43 homolog isoform X1, whose translation is MASGSNWLSGVNVVLVMAYGSLVFVLLFIFVKRQIMRFAMKSRRGPHVPVGHNAPKDLREEIDIRLSRVQDIKYEPQLLADGDARLLQLEAQGNQSCYNYLYRMKALDAVRASEIPFHAEGRHPRSLMGKNFRSYLLDLRNTSTPFKGVRKALIDTLLDGYETARYGTGVSRMATFSFRGLKGCPSLREPHSSFLFPQVFGQSEYLRYQEALSELAAVVKARSGSSQRQHQSAAKDLTQSPEVSPTTIQVTYLPSSQKSKRAKHFLELKSFKDNYNTLESTL
- the CE4H1orf43 gene encoding protein C1orf43 homolog isoform X3 yields the protein MASGSNWLSGVNVVLVMAYGSLVFVLLFIFVKRQIMRFAMKSRRGPHVPVGHNAPKDLREEIDIRLSRVQDIKYEPQLLADGDARLLQLEAQGNQSCYNYLYRMKALDAVRASEIPFHAEGRHPRSLMGKNFRSYLLDLRNTSTPFKGVRKALIDTLLDGYETARYGTGVFGQSEYLRYQEALSELAAVVKARSGSSQRQHQSAAKDLTQSPEVSPTTIQVTYLPSSQKSKRAKHFLELKSFKDNYNTLESTL
- the CE4H1orf43 gene encoding protein C1orf43 homolog isoform X4, with protein sequence MASGSNWLSGVNVVLVMAYGSLVFVLLFIFVKRQIMRFAMKSRRGPHVPVGHNAPKLQEEKSAGALAALLSERDGCGLNSGCFGDLREEIDIRLSRVQDIKYEPQLLADGDARLLQLEAQGNQSCYNYLYRMKALDAVRASEIPFHAEGRHPRSLMGKNFRSYLLDLRNTSTPFKGVRKALIDTLLDGYETARYGTGGQSTKRELSETAPVSRQRPNPVS